Proteins encoded in a region of the Solea senegalensis isolate Sse05_10M unplaced genomic scaffold, IFAPA_SoseM_1 scf7180000012513, whole genome shotgun sequence genome:
- the ap5z1 gene encoding AP-5 complex subunit zeta-1 isoform X2, translated as MYSHGSESLIKQAREIQESELQKFYSRLLKLLQAKEFGHETIDSLQRLHLILSATKYTRTLPTELQRRLLSLLSSPVEQLQVLSSAVLRETLPLSGQELNYNQDNSHTAALLLSQAGSRADLSSLCTQLIRSLENRQSDPPNHSLIHTLPIVNAILTHSPECLTEDHVTLLSKKLVDWLRYASITQGVGASSGGFFTGPRSRQPVPIAELDGTVSGDFFTVLCVGQGFTEDQWMNVFSFSMLRHWLLTYHSVPSGVTITDADDRSEFDSSVVSMVSATSSSSRLLPPKERVREKAFQYCLRLIEQSDRKAHKRTDTELQKACLVEAVCILDCVCVEDTSLVYRTFPCVKALFGRLSSDLTFARVLLPIAQFYLNHGEMAAVDCESVWKLVFSQFPAELFNDPFLAHELLRFLRLNHENLLLRVPQYTRSFPNLLKFLAWDSPAVVDDFVDLLPSLVTVETAVELLHTLLDLPCLSATLVLQLRSTSSPISEPSGRGLMSLDAFRNPALRGLFLYLLRTEAGSGDTIDRLSVLHELLAEAVDWPRVVQCAQTVPVLLHIFFNTVLKVADENLLAHFMLVMLERSSLLLKLPAYIKEIHRVFSCHLLRLCKLHPSLVVNQSHELLEFAGTTANVYSKEEIFTHVVWALGEYLSVSCDSRCSVKLITSCFETLEAVLFEITSSSPPPGAARPAPRVVTTLMSALAKLASRSHDLIPRVSLFLSKLRTASRGGSVAWCSDEEDLVAIVTRGEELWSLLKTPGVAQSVLTPPAHVTTPQWHRDTNLSMPLQLRTLTSLTHTQ; from the exons atgtactctCACGGTTCAGAGAGTTTAATCAAGCAAGCAAG agagATCCAGGAGTCAGAGCTGCAGAAGTTTTACAGCAGATTATTGAAGCTGCTCCAAGCAAAGGAGTTTGGTCATGAGACGATTGACTCGCTGCAGAGGCTGCACCTCATCCTATCTGCCACCAAATACACCCGAAC GTTGCCCACAGAGCTACAGAGAAGACTTTTATCGCTCCTCTCTTCACCGGTGGAGCAGCTCCAGGTGCTCAGCTCAGCTGTGCTCAGAGAGACACTGCCCCTCTCTGGTCAGGAATTGAACTACAACCAGGACAACAGCCATACTGCTGCCCTGCTGCTGTCACAG GCTGGATCCAGGGCCGATCTGTCATCTCTATGCACTCAGCTTATTCGTAGCCTGGAGAACCGTCAATCAGACCCTCCAAATCATTCGCTTATACACACACTGCCGATTGTCAATGCCATCCTCACACACAGCCCAGAGTGCCTCACTGAAG ATCATGTGACCCTTTTGAGTAAAAAGCTTGTCGATTGGCTGCGTTATGCGAGCATCACACAAGGAGTTGGAGCTTCCTCAGGAGGATTCTTCACAGGTCCAAGGTCACGCCAG CCGGTGCCTATAGCAGAGCTGGACGGGACAGTATCTGGAGATTTCTTCACAGTGCTATGTGTGGGCCAAGGCTTCACTGAGGACCAGTGGATGAACGTTTTCTCCTTTTCTATGCTGCGCCATTGGCTTCTCACCTACCACTCTGTTCCCAGTGGCGTCACCATAACTGATGCTG ATGACCGGtcagagtttgacagctcagTGGTATCTATGGTTTCGGCAACGTCCTCCTCAAGCCGATTGCTACCTCCAAAGGAGCGTGTGAGGGAGAAGGCTTTTCAGTACTGCCTCCGCCTCATCGAACAGAGTGATCGCA aGGCTCACAAAAGGACAGACACCGAGCTGCAGAAAGCG TGTTTGGTGGAGGCAGTGTGTAtcctggactgtgtgtgtgtagaggacACCTCACTGGTCTACCGGACTTTCCCATGTGTTAAGGCTCTCTTTGGTCGGCTCAGCTCGGACCTGACATTTGCCAGAGTGCTGCTGCCCATAGCACAGTTCTACCTCAACCATG GTGAAATGGCAGCCGTGGATTGTGAGAGTGTGTGGAAGCTGGTGTTCAGCCAGTTTCCAGCGGAGCTGTTCAACGACCCCTTTCTGGCACATGAGCTTCTACGTTTCCTACGGCTGAACCATGAGAACCTGCTGCTCCGAGTTCCTCAATACACCCGCTCGTTCCCAAACCTGCTGAAG TTCCTAGCATGGGACAGTCCAGCCGTGGTGGACGACTTTGTAGatctactgccctctctggtgACAGTTGAAACTGCAGTGGAGCTGCTCCACACACTGCTGGACTTGCCCTGTTTGTCTGCAACCCTGGTCCTGCAgcttag gtcAACTAGCTCGCCTATCTCTGAACCAAGTGGGCGTGGCCTTATGTCATTGGATGCATTTCGAAACCCCGCCTTAAGAGGGCTTTTTCTCTACCTACTTCGAACGGAAGCAGGATCAG GTGACACGATCGACAGACTGAGCGTGCTCCATGAGCTGCTAGCTGAGGCAGTGGATTGGCCAAGGGTTGTTCAGTGTGCACAGACTGTCCCGGTGCTGTTGCACATTTTCTTCAACACGGTCTTAAAG GTAGCTGATGAGAACCTTTTAGCTCATTTTATGCTGGTGATGCTGGAGAGAAGCAGCCTCCTCCTTAAACTGCCTGCGTACATCAAGGAGATTCACAG ggTGTTCAGCTGCCACCTGCTGAGGTTGTGCAAGCTCCACCCCTCTCTGGTAGTGAACCAATCTCACGAGCTGCTGGAGTTTGCTGGAACCACAGCCAATGTCTACAGCAAGGAAGAAATCTTCACGCATGTG GTGTGGGCGCTGGGTGAGTACCTCTCGGTGTCATGTGACTCCCGCTGCTCCGTGAAgctcatcacttcctgttttgagACGTTGGAGGCAGTGCTGTTTGAGATTACTTCATCTTCCCCGCCGCCTGGTGCAGCTCGCCCAGCCCCGAGAGTCGTCACCACTCTCATGAGTGCTCTTGCTAAACTGGCATCGCGGTCACATGACCTCATTCCCAG agtgtctctcttcctctcaaaGCTAAGAACAGCAAGCAGAGGAGGATCAGTTGCATGGTGCTCAGATGAGGAAGACCTAGTTGCCATAGTAACGAGAGGGGAGGAGTTGTGGTCACTCCTAAAGACCCCCGGCGTGGCTCAGAGTGTCCTGACCCCGCCAGCACACGTCACCACGCCACAGTGGCACCGGGACACCAACCTGTCGATGCCTTTGCAACTACGAACCCTCACCagtctcacgcacacacagtga
- the ap5z1 gene encoding AP-5 complex subunit zeta-1 isoform X1, producing MYSHGSESLIKQAREIQESELQKFYSRLLKLLQAKEFGHETIDSLQRLHLILSATKYTRTLPTELQRRLLSLLSSPVEQLQVLSSAVLRETLPLSGQELNYNQDNSHTAALLLSQAGSRADLSSLCTQLIRSLENRQSDPPNHSLIHTLPIVNAILTHSPECLTEDHVTLLSKKLVDWLRYASITQGVGASSGGFFTGPRSRQPVPIAELDGTVSGDFFTVLCVGQGFTEDQWMNVFSFSMLRHWLLTYHSVPSGVTITDAANRLQLSFSLSHSHSFSNDDRSEFDSSVVSMVSATSSSSRLLPPKERVREKAFQYCLRLIEQSDRKAHKRTDTELQKACLVEAVCILDCVCVEDTSLVYRTFPCVKALFGRLSSDLTFARVLLPIAQFYLNHGEMAAVDCESVWKLVFSQFPAELFNDPFLAHELLRFLRLNHENLLLRVPQYTRSFPNLLKFLAWDSPAVVDDFVDLLPSLVTVETAVELLHTLLDLPCLSATLVLQLRSTSSPISEPSGRGLMSLDAFRNPALRGLFLYLLRTEAGSGDTIDRLSVLHELLAEAVDWPRVVQCAQTVPVLLHIFFNTVLKVADENLLAHFMLVMLERSSLLLKLPAYIKEIHRVFSCHLLRLCKLHPSLVVNQSHELLEFAGTTANVYSKEEIFTHVVWALGEYLSVSCDSRCSVKLITSCFETLEAVLFEITSSSPPPGAARPAPRVVTTLMSALAKLASRSHDLIPRVSLFLSKLRTASRGGSVAWCSDEEDLVAIVTRGEELWSLLKTPGVAQSVLTPPAHVTTPQWHRDTNLSMPLQLRTLTSLTHTQ from the exons atgtactctCACGGTTCAGAGAGTTTAATCAAGCAAGCAAG agagATCCAGGAGTCAGAGCTGCAGAAGTTTTACAGCAGATTATTGAAGCTGCTCCAAGCAAAGGAGTTTGGTCATGAGACGATTGACTCGCTGCAGAGGCTGCACCTCATCCTATCTGCCACCAAATACACCCGAAC GTTGCCCACAGAGCTACAGAGAAGACTTTTATCGCTCCTCTCTTCACCGGTGGAGCAGCTCCAGGTGCTCAGCTCAGCTGTGCTCAGAGAGACACTGCCCCTCTCTGGTCAGGAATTGAACTACAACCAGGACAACAGCCATACTGCTGCCCTGCTGCTGTCACAG GCTGGATCCAGGGCCGATCTGTCATCTCTATGCACTCAGCTTATTCGTAGCCTGGAGAACCGTCAATCAGACCCTCCAAATCATTCGCTTATACACACACTGCCGATTGTCAATGCCATCCTCACACACAGCCCAGAGTGCCTCACTGAAG ATCATGTGACCCTTTTGAGTAAAAAGCTTGTCGATTGGCTGCGTTATGCGAGCATCACACAAGGAGTTGGAGCTTCCTCAGGAGGATTCTTCACAGGTCCAAGGTCACGCCAG CCGGTGCCTATAGCAGAGCTGGACGGGACAGTATCTGGAGATTTCTTCACAGTGCTATGTGTGGGCCAAGGCTTCACTGAGGACCAGTGGATGAACGTTTTCTCCTTTTCTATGCTGCGCCATTGGCTTCTCACCTACCACTCTGTTCCCAGTGGCGTCACCATAACTGATGCTG CAAACAGGCTacagctcagcttctctctctcccactcccactccttTTCTAATG ATGACCGGtcagagtttgacagctcagTGGTATCTATGGTTTCGGCAACGTCCTCCTCAAGCCGATTGCTACCTCCAAAGGAGCGTGTGAGGGAGAAGGCTTTTCAGTACTGCCTCCGCCTCATCGAACAGAGTGATCGCA aGGCTCACAAAAGGACAGACACCGAGCTGCAGAAAGCG TGTTTGGTGGAGGCAGTGTGTAtcctggactgtgtgtgtgtagaggacACCTCACTGGTCTACCGGACTTTCCCATGTGTTAAGGCTCTCTTTGGTCGGCTCAGCTCGGACCTGACATTTGCCAGAGTGCTGCTGCCCATAGCACAGTTCTACCTCAACCATG GTGAAATGGCAGCCGTGGATTGTGAGAGTGTGTGGAAGCTGGTGTTCAGCCAGTTTCCAGCGGAGCTGTTCAACGACCCCTTTCTGGCACATGAGCTTCTACGTTTCCTACGGCTGAACCATGAGAACCTGCTGCTCCGAGTTCCTCAATACACCCGCTCGTTCCCAAACCTGCTGAAG TTCCTAGCATGGGACAGTCCAGCCGTGGTGGACGACTTTGTAGatctactgccctctctggtgACAGTTGAAACTGCAGTGGAGCTGCTCCACACACTGCTGGACTTGCCCTGTTTGTCTGCAACCCTGGTCCTGCAgcttag gtcAACTAGCTCGCCTATCTCTGAACCAAGTGGGCGTGGCCTTATGTCATTGGATGCATTTCGAAACCCCGCCTTAAGAGGGCTTTTTCTCTACCTACTTCGAACGGAAGCAGGATCAG GTGACACGATCGACAGACTGAGCGTGCTCCATGAGCTGCTAGCTGAGGCAGTGGATTGGCCAAGGGTTGTTCAGTGTGCACAGACTGTCCCGGTGCTGTTGCACATTTTCTTCAACACGGTCTTAAAG GTAGCTGATGAGAACCTTTTAGCTCATTTTATGCTGGTGATGCTGGAGAGAAGCAGCCTCCTCCTTAAACTGCCTGCGTACATCAAGGAGATTCACAG ggTGTTCAGCTGCCACCTGCTGAGGTTGTGCAAGCTCCACCCCTCTCTGGTAGTGAACCAATCTCACGAGCTGCTGGAGTTTGCTGGAACCACAGCCAATGTCTACAGCAAGGAAGAAATCTTCACGCATGTG GTGTGGGCGCTGGGTGAGTACCTCTCGGTGTCATGTGACTCCCGCTGCTCCGTGAAgctcatcacttcctgttttgagACGTTGGAGGCAGTGCTGTTTGAGATTACTTCATCTTCCCCGCCGCCTGGTGCAGCTCGCCCAGCCCCGAGAGTCGTCACCACTCTCATGAGTGCTCTTGCTAAACTGGCATCGCGGTCACATGACCTCATTCCCAG agtgtctctcttcctctcaaaGCTAAGAACAGCAAGCAGAGGAGGATCAGTTGCATGGTGCTCAGATGAGGAAGACCTAGTTGCCATAGTAACGAGAGGGGAGGAGTTGTGGTCACTCCTAAAGACCCCCGGCGTGGCTCAGAGTGTCCTGACCCCGCCAGCACACGTCACCACGCCACAGTGGCACCGGGACACCAACCTGTCGATGCCTTTGCAACTACGAACCCTCACCagtctcacgcacacacagtga